The following are encoded together in the Strongyloides ratti genome assembly S_ratti_ED321, chromosome : 2 genome:
- a CDS encoding ATP synthase, H+ transporting, mitochondrial F0 complex, subunit g — translation MATRKLNMFEKIANMTGVLYRYQKNQFPRRCELLKKIAKKELAPPNSADIPAIRRDWKNLLNAIETKQYRNLSVKEFLVYSAVGLEIVFWFFVGEMIGRRNIFGYIVPGSYVSKDTKKEAKNVVVEDKTNF, via the exons ATGGCTACCAGAAAGTTAAATATGTTTGAAAAAATAGCCAATATGACTGGTGTACTTTATCGTTAccaaaaaaatcaatttccAAGAAGATGtgaacttttaaaaaaaatagctAAGAAAGAACTTGCTCCACCAAATAGTGCTGATATTCCAGCTATTCGACGTGACTggaaaaatcttttaaatgcCATTGAGACAAAACAATATAGAAATCTTTCTGTTAAA gAATTTCTCGTTTACTCTGCCGTTGGATTAGAGATCGTATTTTGGTTCTTCGTTGGTGAGATGATTGGACGCAGAAATATTTTTGGTTACATTGTTCCTGGAAGCTATGTATCAAAGGACACTAAGAAGGAAGCCAAAAATGTTGTTGTTGAAGATAAAACTAACTTCTAG